The segment TCCAGTTTCTCAGATGAAGATAAGTAGGTCTTGAATTATataaaactgaatatcttttgggGCTTAGACAAAATcaattaagattaagattaatcagtaatgaaaatcGTTTGTTAGCAACTCCAGTCAATTAATCTATAGCAATTTTGGTCTTTGAATACGATTTCTAGTTATttagcagaggaaaaaaatgccATATATGCACTTATTCTagctttgctgcttttttatttacctCATAATAAACTGAATGCCTTAAGGACTAGGTTTAGGAGTGTTTTGGTTGGAAACAAATAGAAATTAGGAGAGGTCACCTTCACTATTCTGGGACATTTTGTGGATTAAATCAATCTCATTATGACAGCCTTATATAAATGTCAATTGGTGAATGTATAAACTGTTTGCAAACAGCCCTGGGAAAGGTCAGAAACAAGCTGCCACAAATAATTCCTGGACCCCTGACAAACTGGAGCAGTCCGTCAGCTGGctgatgaattatttaaagaTTTGACACATATCCAAACACAAAAGTAACCCGAGCTGGTTCACGCGCACTCACCTATCGCCATATGTTCAAGAGTGCCAACGACCAAGCTGTCATAGATGTGTCCTATCACCCTCTGGGCCAGGCCTGCATGTTTTTTCTGTCCCTGAGCGATGTGGGTCAGTATCTGCGTGAAAGTGTAGCCACCAATGGAAGAGGCATGGACCAGCACCGCCCTGTCTGAGAATTGAGGCTCTTCCAAAACTTTCAAAACCTCCAACCCGTAGCCAAGCCCCCACCGAGGCCACAAGAAGTGCATTACATTGCTACGGACTACAAGTACATCGATGCCACGGTCCAGGTAAAGGTCCCTGTATTTGGCAACAGCACCTGATTGGGCACCGAGccaggagaagaaaacaagaagggGGCGGCGAGGGGAGGTGGATTCTGATTCGTTTCGGGGAGAGGCAGGTGTGCGTGAAGGTGACTCTGAGAGCAATgcacaggaggaggagtctttacatgatgtgatgtgatctgCTCCAGAGAATGGAGCATAATAATAAGTTACGCTACTACTGATCCTCCGGGTTATGAAACTCCCTCCAGTGACTGGTGCAGACGTGGCTTCAGTCCTGAAGAGGCTGGAACAAAAGACAAGAGTTACAGttacactcacacataatcagaacatgtgtttttggtttcactGAAGATTTCACTATGATTGCACCTGTAAGAATATATGTGACATATCtgcagttttaataaaaaataaggcaTATTTATAgtgaatttgtttttcctctctgccaaaaaatggggggaaaaagattttttttttaaacaaaataaaatgtttaaaatttagCATTTAGTTTTTTCAAACCATGTTTGGCGGAATAAATTAATTGAGCTCGCTGTGGAGTAGCTATGAACATATGGCATGATCATATGatatgtttaattattaataagaTAATATTGGGTACACAACAAAATATACAAAGCTAAATTACATGTTACattattaatatgaatataCTTGCTAGAATAATACATCAAggagtgaagacagacagagatatgATTGGAATATGTGTGTAACATTACATactgctttaaatgttttcatcacttATATTTTTGACAATTTCTACACTGTGTTTATGGACAATATTACTGATTATGACAAACATCATTATTTATCCTTAATTATATTTGAACTGCTCTATATTCCATCATTTCTTGTGTCATTAAGTAACACATTGTGAAACAATGTGCAGTTTTTAGTGAAACTGGGTGTTTGATTATGGTTTTTCATATCATAACAGCCATAATCAGGCTTACTTCCGATAAATCCCTCATACTGAACATTCACGGGTTGCCATTTTGTCTGATAAAAAGCGGATTAAGCTCCCAGGTAAATGAAAATGGACTGTAAGAAGGTCATAACGCTGCACCTTGCATCCACCGAACCGAATCGATCACTGGAGTCCGGTGACTTCATCATTTGAAACGGACACTCACAATGCGGATGCAGCGCATCATCAGCGCACCTTATTGTAATGCGCATGCAAAGTGCGCTACacggaacacacacacacacatgcaacatcacagcaatgtttgattttgttataCCTGGTGGACAGCAGCAGGTTTCCCATTTTTTTACAGCGCTCTTCCAGTCCTCCTGCCTGCCTGGGGAGTCACTTTGATCCGGATCTGCCACGGCTGCACACGCACCGGCTCCCCTCAGGCTGCGGCTGcagctgcttcctcttcttGATGGTTTTATTGGGAGTATGGCAGACAACGAAGGGATGCGTGCACCACCAACTGGTACGGAGGCTGAGCAGGGGACAATGATGATAAATAAGCAACACAAAACTATAATGTGGCAAACATCCTGCttagataattaaataaaaaagatctcCTGGACTCTCATTGGTGGAGGGAGTGCCATCATTTACTTAAAGGTCAGTGTGTAAATTTTAGTATTTATCAATATTTATCAGTTtccattagtgtttaatcaccggaaaataagaatcgttgggtttttgttgtcttataaTAAGCCCTTTATATCTATAGTGAGAGTGTAAGCCAAACTCTAATCTAGATATGCACTttggcttttaatgtgaatttgccAAACAGgctttttcttacatgcttggaatgAGAGTGAGCTATAGGAGAGttgtattcatttggttgcaaattgcaacttcaccgctaggtgtcactaaatcccacacactggacatttaactTTACTTTGCTACCACAGTGATCAATGCTTCTTCCTGGTCCTTCTCCAACTTTTCTTTGAATCTTATAAAACAATCTCCCTGACCTCTCCTTCTGAGCTGCGCTTCATTACACTCTTCTTCATTTCTGTTACATCAGTGCAtctccttttttgttgttgttgttgttgttgttgcaaatCTATCTGTTAATAACTGACCTTGTTTCCGTATGTTCTGGTATCCATCACACTCAGTCCCTACAATCATTTGAATTCTACATTCTACAGTTTTGTCTTGTGTTAAATGATATTATCCTGCAAATGAATTCCAAAAGTTAAAAATCTGTATGCTTCGTACAGCGTTTATCCCATTTCCACTTATTCCAGATCCTCATCAACAGACCTGTAATATTTTTGATTGCATCTTTACACAGCTGCAAAGGCTCACACTGCAGCTTAAGCAGAGCTTATGTCTGCAAGTATTATTTATAGCCCAAAGAACCTCGTGGTCAGGGTAACACGATAAAGTCACGTTGAACTTCCACTTCATCTAACTAAGGAGACATTAGAAGGTCATGAATTCTGTTTGCTCTAACCTACTAATCTCTGCAAGACATTTTAATGCCACAAGATGGGGCCAGAGACTAATACAGGCAGTTAGGCTTACAGAAAGAAGTTATCCCTGCAGCATGTTCATAGTAAGTGTAAATCCATCCCAGGAGAAATGCGTTGGTTATGAAGTCATTTGAAAACAACACATTACAGCACACTTTTGTGCTCATTTCACAGTTTCCTCTAAATGAGTAGTGATAAGACAACAATGCAAAACCATGCAAATACCTTAGTTTCATATCATGTAGGTACACTATCTCCCTGTGTAACTTTACACTGCAGGAATCTTCACAGGCAGCTTTATACgttataaatactgtattttttatcattGATAAGTTAATTGTATCTACTGGGTGGCTTAATTTATTGTATAacagtgtttggtgtttttgtgttagtACTATATTTTCCTCCAAAATGTAGTGAAGCAGAAGTATACTCAGTTACCTCAGAATTGTACTTGTACTACTTGAGAAAACGTAGGCttaataactttttattcattaatttatctGTTCCTAAATTGAAAGTAAAAAGTTCCTTAGTTGAAACAAGAAATATCTTCCACCAAGTCATCTGTAATTGTGAATTTTCAACTAAAACCCCCcttaaattttacacactggacctttaagtagctttatttatttacttactgCACATAagtgcatgtttcttttttaatttctggACCATTTGGTAAAATATTCAAGGTGTCAAGAGTTTACACACTGCTGGTTTAGTGATGAATTCTAATCTTAAATCTGATGTATGTTGTATGAATTAAGCTTCCAtgcatgttgctttttttcaaactgcGGCTTTAAAAGCCATAAAGACGTCTTTTTCTGACATCACCGTCACTTCATCTCGGAGTagtttttttctgcaaatgtgAGCCGTGGTTGTCATGACAGTGTTCTGTGTAGGTGACTGTAAAATGGCTGTCACAGTTGTGATCGGGTCTTTCCATTCTTTCACACACGGGCAGCAGAGGCAGTTTTAGGTCATCACATCCTgtgccactctctctctttttttctctctctctctctctttccctggaTCTATTTTCCGCAGTCATTTGCACCTTCCcccaccgacacacacacacacacacactcgactTTATATTTCCCAGTACTTCTATTTAATGTTTGACCTTTTGTATTTGGCGCAGTACTATAATGGGTTTGTTAGAATTCAAGGTGTGTATGTATTAGCACATGCACATTAATCTCCCAGTTGTGGGAGGGGATATTTGGTATCCTGGTTATGTGTTGCACATATAAAAACCTGTATAAGTCTTTAACCTGCTTTTGAGAGGCCTGCTATCCATACAGCTAAAACTGGGATACTGTGGCATAGAAACACCATATCCAGGTCTTTGATCACTGTCTGCCATCCATGCAAGTGCCTCCACAACCCTAAATAGTAACAGTACAGTCAATAGAACACAATATATGGATATCTATACAAactgaaaacagtaaaaatacgTTTGTGGCTTGTCACTCTTGTTTTACTGGTAAGCAGATGGAGATGTCAAATGCAGCAGAGTGATAAATACAGCAGGTGGAAACCAAACTGGATTCATCCCCAACTGAAATGTTCATCTCTGCACACGTTTCATCCGTGCAGATGATCAGAAACCTGGATATTTTTGTCAGATTTCTCATCTGGCGCCAGAACAAtgatatttatctttttttgagCAGAACAGCCTGCGACagaaaactgacattttatcaCCAATATCTCTGGCACATACGAAGCAGCATTcatgagtcatgtttttttttaataactcaTCTCCAGTACTGTCTCTTCTTTCACCAACTGGAGGAAATATCTGGACTCCCTTTAACTCCCAGTtaatttagttaaaaaaaaacaatgagctgaaagatgctgagACTTTTAAACGTCGTTAATctgaaaatattcattaaaactgtttttatttcaatgctTTGGCTAACAAGTGTATCTTGTGTGcaaacctgtgtgtgagtgcaacagaaaaaaagcctgAGGTTTTTTCTTTGCCTGGCTCAGCATAATCACTTTCAAGCTCAGTCAGGCAGAAATATGTTTGAGTCCCACAAAAACATAACCCTCGGCCCCTCGGCCATGTGCCTGTGTTGCCCTCAGCGCTAGCTACCCCTCTGTACCCTACATCCCTTATATCCCCCATGTCACGTAAAACAACCCCCCTCACATCCCCGCTGATTTTCTATACATCCCCCTCATCAAAACCCTCCCATCCAGGGAAAGAAAGCCTCCATCACTCTCTTCAGACCCCCCTGTAAAGCCCCAAGGCCCTCTCACTCATCTTCCCCTCTCAGCAACTTAGACCACCCCCCCTGTTGCTGCCGCACAAACCCCCGGCCTTTCCTCTTTGCATTGTTTCACCGTGGCCCCTATTGTCCGagcaaaaaagagaaagttgggagggaggggaggcagagaagaaaaagaggggaggaagcggggagagagagagaaaatttgCCCTCTCTGTTCTCTGGGCGGGAGGGGTCCACCCACATCAGGGTGTGGAAATTCCGTTACAGCTTCCTGCTTCTTTTACTCCTCTACCTCATCTCTTGCATCATGTGCCTTACTAACTCTTCAGGATGAAATCAGGGGGGCACACTTATTTGATTtgagctttttcactgaaatgCAACTGCCTGAAACGAGGTTGTCAATAGAGCAGTGCAAGTGagccaaaatattaaaaagttgcaggctgtaaaaccaaaaacaaggagctgaaaggTGCTAACAAACTCTGGAGGGGGACCTGTGTAATTATTTATACTATTTGTGAGTCTGTCACAACTTTCACAACATCTTCTCGGGGTTACTTAATCCATTgtgaatacaaaaatattgattacagcagctttaaacattataaaatattaaaatttccCTCCCAAAAAGGAAGCAGCATTAAGGCTGACACAACACAATGCACAATCATCTACCatttctttatctgtctctgtcttttccatCATCCACCTTCCATCTTTCACCCATCGCCATGGGAGGGCTGTGATTGGCATTCATAACATGCTTAGAGGCTGTTGTAGCTTATGTGTGACACCTGTCGTCTATCCCATCAGTCTTCCTTATTGGTATGGAAACCCTGTTTGAATCCCCTGTAGATGCACAGAGCTGATGTATTAAACATACACATCTCActtgacccccccccccacctacACCAAAATCCCCATTTGTAACCTccatctgtcactgtgtgttgtgAAAATGTGCCATATTGTTAATTTAGGTGTACCATGAGCACAGAGATTGCATGTGATTGGGTTGGCAGGTAtcaggtataaaaaaaaacaacaactaataaacaagacaaacaggGCATGCAAGGTATATTGAACTGtgggtaaccatggtaacagtACTTCTGCTTCATCACCTGGCtctaaactttattgttttggttcagtctccaGACTCTTCTTGTCAGCGTACTCactgttttcagtggaaaaagCCCTGATGAAACCATCTACCCGTACATTTACGGtgatttattggcagaaatggtACATAAAATACATAACTGTGCTTTAAGTGGTATATAATCACCTTATGTTTTTATTCCCGTAGATTTAGCCTTTTTTATCTACATATACCGTGGGTCGAAGTTGAGAAGTTAAAGCGAGTGAATATTTAGAGTAATATATTAACATGTCTCCAAATGAAGGCAAGTGTatatctttatctttctttaaaCTGCACACTCATAGTTGTAAAAGCTTCATCAAAGGCACAGGCATTAGTATCGTGTACAATATTTACCTCAGTAAAGGAAGATGATTTGTCCACCAAGGTCACCTCTGATTCCTAACAGCCCTAACAAGGCATATCGAATCTGCAGGGAAAGCTGCACGAGACGACACACACTGGAAGATACACTCTCTCTTCATTGAACTTGAAgtacacacacaagaaaagacgaaacacacacaaagaaattgCGTTGCTCGTTACATCCAAGTATATATTGGATTTCTCCCGCAGTCATATTGTCTTTATGGATTTCTTTCAAGGGACATATTTACGCTGTGACTATATACGGAGACCTCGATTAATGACACACCTTGGTCTGTTTTTACGTCAGCCCATAGTATGCAAGATATTAAACATCATTAGCAAGTGTACTGCACTCTGCAGGCAGagacacattcataaaaaacatgaacaaaagtTAAAATAGCCAGCTGTAAGAAGGGTAATTGTTTTAGTAGCTTTTAGTAGTTTTTGGGAGTTTTAGGGTCTTGACCTTGCTGTCATTATGAAAAAGGACCCTTGGCAGGGTCTATATAGATGGCAGAGCCAATAAACTATAGATAGAgtccattgtattttttttttcaagacaaAGGCACTTTCTCTGACCTCCACAATCTGCTATTGTTTGGCACTTTCTGTGTGCCGGAGCCAGCCGACTGTACAAGGAGAGGACATCAGTgtgaagtcacacacacacccacgcaaacacacacactgaattctTAGTATTCTCTGGGGGACTCCAATCTGTTTCACGGTGTCCTCAAGACGCCAGCCAGACCTGAGAAAGCATTAAAAATCTCTTTAACACACTGAAGTTCACTGTTTTTAGTCACACTGATAACACAGGGTTATGTGTAAAAGTGCATGATACGGTCCACAGAGGTTATTTTGAATTGGAAGTGGAAGAGTGTTTTCAGTATTACTGCATGATACTGGAGCTTCCTTCATGAGCTCGGGAAGAAGCTAAACGACTTCAGCTGAGGTagaggaaataaataatgtattttctccttttatCAATGGATAAAATGTCAGAGAATGATGAAAAATTCCCATCACATCATTTCCCAGAGGCAAAAGTAACGTCTTCAGATGTCTTGTTTCATCCCAAACCCTTCCACTGTCAGgacacagtgagagaaaagtaaaaaatactCACATTTGAAAGGCTGGAACCAAGAAATGTTGCCATTTTTGGTGGaaagttttaaattaattatcaATTTAGTTGCGGACTAAGTTACTTATTGAATAATTGACAATTAATTTCAGCTCTAACTGTCATATATTTATCTTTTCAGGCTGTATCCATATTTATTTCAAGGAAAGAGTGAAATTTGAGAAGATATGTGACGCACTTGTGAAGTACAGATCATGATAGCTtacat is part of the Larimichthys crocea isolate SSNF chromosome XX, L_crocea_2.0, whole genome shotgun sequence genome and harbors:
- the LOC104918785 gene encoding uncharacterized protein LOC104918785, with amino-acid sequence MGNLLLSTSLFRTEATSAPVTGGSFITRRISSSVTYYYAPFSGADHITSCKDSSSCALLSESPSRTPASPRNESESTSPRRPLLVFFSWLGAQSGAVAKYRDLYLDRGIDVLVVRSNVMHFLWPRWGLGYGLEVLKVLEEPQFSDRAVLVHASSIGGYTFTQILTHIAQGQKKHAGLAQRVIGHIYDSLVVGTLEHMAIGLGKTLLPRFEAFVKNAAMLYFWLFKSHTADLYESSVQVFHNNPITAPALFFFSENDALCDPVALERCIDHWRKRGVSVESRRWKESVHAAHMRCHPEDYLSTLEKYLNALSISSTNANMHTIGCE